One region of Niallia sp. Man26 genomic DNA includes:
- the dnaN gene encoding DNA polymerase III subunit beta: MKFIIQKDNLVQGVQDVMKAITSRTTIPILTGIKIVATEEGVTLTGSDSDISIESFIPKEENDSVIVEIQRPGSIVLQAKFFSEIVKKLPTSQVELEVDNLQTVIRSGKSEFNLNGLDSEEYPHLPQISEENIFKIPTDLLKNIIKQTVFAVSTSETRPVLTGVNWKIENDDLICIATDSHRLALRKAKIDSNTEQSFNIVIPGKSLNELNRILDDHNEPVEIVVTENQILFKAKHILFFSRLLEGNYPDTNRLIPTESKTEIVVNAKEFLQSIDRASLLAREGRNNVVKFSTIGEDVIEISSFTPEIGKVVEELISESIQGEELKISFSAKYMMDALKALEGTEVKINFTGAMRPFVINPLNDDSILQLILPVRTY; the protein is encoded by the coding sequence ATGAAATTTATCATCCAAAAAGATAATCTTGTCCAAGGTGTACAGGATGTAATGAAAGCCATAACTAGCAGAACAACAATTCCAATTCTGACAGGGATAAAAATCGTAGCAACAGAAGAAGGTGTTACATTAACAGGAAGTGATTCAGATATCTCTATTGAATCCTTTATTCCTAAAGAAGAAAATGATTCTGTCATTGTGGAAATTCAACGTCCTGGATCAATCGTGCTGCAAGCTAAATTTTTTAGTGAAATCGTTAAAAAGCTTCCTACTAGCCAAGTAGAACTTGAAGTAGATAACTTACAAACGGTAATTCGTTCAGGGAAATCGGAATTTAACTTAAACGGTCTTGATTCTGAGGAATATCCACATTTGCCTCAAATATCAGAAGAAAATATCTTTAAAATTCCAACTGACCTGCTAAAAAACATTATCAAACAAACAGTGTTTGCAGTGTCCACCTCAGAAACACGCCCGGTGTTGACAGGTGTAAACTGGAAGATTGAAAATGATGACTTAATCTGTATTGCAACAGATAGCCATCGGCTTGCATTAAGAAAAGCAAAAATTGATTCAAATACGGAACAGTCATTTAATATTGTGATTCCTGGGAAAAGCTTAAATGAGTTAAACCGTATTTTAGATGACCATAACGAACCGGTTGAGATTGTTGTGACAGAAAACCAAATTCTATTTAAGGCGAAGCATATCTTATTCTTCTCTCGCCTGCTTGAAGGGAATTATCCTGACACAAATCGTCTAATTCCGACAGAAAGCAAAACGGAAATAGTTGTGAATGCAAAAGAATTCCTGCAATCTATTGATCGTGCATCCTTGCTTGCAAGAGAAGGACGGAATAATGTCGTTAAATTCTCCACCATTGGAGAGGATGTAATTGAAATTTCATCTTTTACGCCTGAAATTGGTAAAGTTGTAGAGGAGCTAATCAGCGAGTCTATTCAAGGTGAAGAACTGAAAATATCTTTTAGTGCCAAATATATGATGGATGCTTTAAAGGCTTTAGAAGGAACGGAAGTGAAAATTAACTTCACTGGTGCTATGCGACCGTTTGTAATCAATCCGTTAAATGATGATTCTATCCTTCAGCTAATTCTTCCAGTGCGAACATATTAA
- the yaaA gene encoding S4 domain-containing protein YaaA, translating to MNNQIKIETEYITLGQFLKVADIIQSGGMAKWFLSEHEVFVNGEQDQRRGRKLRSGDKIEIPSIGTFTVL from the coding sequence ATGAACAATCAAATTAAAATTGAGACGGAATATATAACATTAGGCCAATTCTTGAAGGTTGCAGATATTATCCAATCTGGAGGAATGGCAAAATGGTTTTTAAGTGAACATGAAGTATTTGTCAATGGAGAACAAGATCAGCGCAGAGGCAGAAAATTAAGGTCAGGCGATAAGATTGAAATTCCCTCTATTGGTACATTTACAGTTCTGTAA
- the recF gene encoding DNA replication/repair protein RecF has translation MFIEQLQLRNYRNYEHLEVEFENKVNVILGENAQGKTNVMESIYVLAMAKSHRTSNDKDLIRWDSDYAKIEGRLKKAHGPLPMQLVVSKKGKKAKYNHIEQRKLSQYIGNMNVVMFAPEDLNLVKGSPQIRRRFIDMEIGQISPVYLHDMSQYQKIMQQRNTYLKQLQMNKQSDHTMLEILTEQFIDMAVKIVSKRFEFLELLENWAIPIHKGISRGLETLQIQYKPSADVSEDLDLSKMRRVYEEKFASVKKREIDRGMTLFGPHRDDLLFFVNGRDVQTFGSQGQQRTTALSIKMAEIELIHAEIREYPILLLDDVLSELDDYRQSHLLNTIQGKVQTFVTTTNVDGIDHQTLKEASTFQVEAGTMKKIQ, from the coding sequence ATGTTTATTGAGCAGCTGCAATTGAGGAATTACCGTAATTACGAGCACCTGGAAGTGGAATTTGAGAATAAGGTAAATGTCATTCTGGGAGAAAACGCGCAAGGCAAAACAAATGTCATGGAATCCATCTATGTTTTAGCAATGGCAAAATCCCACAGAACTTCAAATGATAAAGATCTTATTCGCTGGGACTCAGATTATGCTAAAATAGAAGGTAGATTAAAAAAAGCACATGGGCCGCTACCCATGCAGTTAGTTGTGTCTAAAAAAGGAAAAAAAGCTAAGTACAATCATATTGAGCAACGGAAGCTAAGCCAATACATCGGCAATATGAATGTTGTGATGTTTGCTCCGGAAGACCTAAATCTTGTTAAGGGTAGTCCTCAAATTAGAAGAAGATTTATTGACATGGAAATCGGGCAGATTTCCCCTGTTTATTTGCACGATATGAGCCAGTACCAAAAGATTATGCAGCAGCGAAACACTTACTTAAAACAACTGCAGATGAATAAACAGTCAGATCATACAATGCTTGAAATACTGACAGAGCAGTTTATTGATATGGCAGTGAAGATAGTATCAAAGCGTTTTGAATTCCTGGAACTTCTGGAAAATTGGGCAATCCCAATTCATAAAGGAATTTCAAGAGGACTGGAGACATTACAAATTCAGTATAAACCCTCGGCAGATGTATCAGAAGATCTAGATTTGTCGAAAATGAGAAGAGTATACGAAGAAAAGTTTGCCAGTGTGAAAAAAAGAGAGATTGACCGAGGTATGACCTTGTTCGGTCCCCATCGAGATGATTTATTGTTTTTCGTAAATGGAAGAGATGTTCAAACTTTTGGTTCACAAGGTCAGCAAAGAACTACAGCACTTTCGATTAAAATGGCAGAAATCGAACTCATACATGCGGAGATCCGTGAGTATCCTATCCTTTTATTAGATGATGTGCTCTCTGAATTAGATGATTATCGACAATCTCATCTTTTGAATACCATCCAAGGAAAGGTACAAACATTCGTGACGACTACGAATGTGGATGGAATTGATCATCAAACATTAAAAGAAGCATCTACATTCCAGGTGGAAGCAGGAACGATGAAAAAGATTCAATAG
- a CDS encoding extracellular matrix/biofilm biosynthesis regulator RemA family protein codes for MYVHIGENVLIRTVDIITILDKQTIGSSEITTEFLNTQKEKTISGDSKAYKSIVITKDAIYYSPIASNTLKRRSYRLTAQEY; via the coding sequence GTGTACGTTCATATTGGTGAAAATGTACTTATAAGAACTGTAGATATCATTACAATTTTAGACAAACAAACAATTGGTTCCTCTGAGATTACAACTGAATTTTTAAATACGCAAAAAGAGAAAACAATAAGTGGCGACAGTAAAGCTTATAAATCTATTGTTATAACAAAAGATGCCATTTATTATTCTCCAATTGCTTCCAATACACTAAAAAGGCGATCATACAGACTGACAGCTCAGGAGTATTAG
- the gyrB gene encoding DNA topoisomerase (ATP-hydrolyzing) subunit B: protein MEQQSYDESQIQVLEGLEAVRKRPGMYIGSTSGKGLHHLVWEIVDNSIDEALAGYCDEINVIIEKDNSITVKDNGRGIPVGIHEKMGRPAVEVIMTVLHAGGKFGGGGYKVSGGLHGVGASVVNALSSELEVFVHRDGNIYYQQYKKGVPQEDLKIIGESDVTGTTTRFQPDSEIFKETLVYDYETLANRIRELAFLNRNIKITIEDTREGMEKRKEYHYEGGIKSYVEHLNRNKEVLFEEPIYIEGEKDGITVEVSLQYNDGYTGNIFSFANNINTHEGGTHESGFKTALTRAINDYARKNGVLKDSEANLSGEDVREGIVAIVSIKHPDPQFEGQTKTKLGNSEVRAITDTIFADHFEKFLLENPSVARKIVDKGQMALRARIAAKKARELTRRKSALEVSSLPGKLADCSSKDPAISELFIVEGDSAGGSAKSGRDRHFQAILPLRGKILNVEKARLDRILSNNEVRSMITAIGTGIGDDYDISKARYHKVVIMTDADVDGAHIRTLLLTFFYRYMRKIVEAGYIYIAQPPLYSVKQGKKLEYAYNDRQLAEVLEKLPASPKPNIQRYKGLGEMNAEQLWDTTMDPSTRVLLQVSLDDAIEADETFEMLMGDKVEPRRNFIEENAVYVKNLDV, encoded by the coding sequence ATGGAACAACAATCATATGATGAAAGTCAGATACAGGTACTTGAAGGGTTAGAAGCGGTCCGCAAAAGACCAGGGATGTATATTGGTTCAACAAGCGGTAAAGGCTTGCACCATCTTGTATGGGAAATTGTAGATAATAGTATTGATGAAGCACTGGCAGGTTACTGCGATGAAATCAACGTCATTATTGAAAAAGATAACAGCATTACAGTTAAGGATAATGGACGTGGTATTCCTGTCGGGATTCATGAAAAGATGGGAAGACCTGCAGTTGAAGTAATCATGACAGTACTTCACGCCGGTGGTAAATTTGGTGGCGGAGGATACAAAGTATCCGGAGGTCTTCATGGTGTAGGTGCATCTGTTGTTAATGCCCTTTCATCCGAGTTGGAAGTTTTTGTTCACCGGGATGGGAACATATACTACCAACAATATAAAAAAGGTGTTCCTCAGGAAGATCTTAAGATTATCGGTGAATCAGATGTAACAGGTACAACAACAAGATTCCAACCGGATAGTGAGATTTTCAAAGAAACTCTCGTCTATGATTATGAAACATTGGCAAACAGAATTAGAGAGTTAGCCTTCTTGAATCGCAATATTAAAATTACCATTGAAGATACAAGAGAAGGTATGGAGAAGCGTAAGGAATATCACTATGAAGGTGGAATAAAGTCCTACGTTGAGCATTTAAACCGCAATAAAGAGGTGCTGTTTGAAGAGCCTATCTATATTGAAGGAGAAAAAGACGGCATTACTGTCGAGGTTTCACTCCAATATAACGATGGCTACACAGGCAACATTTTCTCGTTTGCTAATAATATCAATACACACGAAGGCGGAACACATGAATCCGGTTTTAAAACTGCATTGACTCGAGCAATTAATGACTATGCAAGGAAAAACGGAGTGCTTAAGGATTCAGAAGCAAACCTTTCAGGAGAAGATGTCAGGGAAGGGATTGTGGCTATCGTTTCAATTAAGCACCCTGACCCGCAATTCGAAGGACAAACAAAGACAAAACTAGGCAACTCAGAAGTTCGGGCAATCACTGACACAATCTTTGCTGATCATTTTGAGAAATTCTTGCTTGAAAATCCTTCAGTAGCTAGGAAAATTGTTGATAAAGGTCAAATGGCATTGAGAGCTAGAATTGCTGCTAAAAAAGCAAGGGAGTTAACGCGTAGAAAAAGCGCCCTTGAAGTTTCCAGCTTACCTGGTAAATTAGCAGATTGCTCGTCAAAAGACCCTGCAATAAGCGAATTATTCATAGTTGAGGGTGATTCTGCAGGCGGTTCAGCAAAATCAGGAAGAGACCGGCATTTCCAGGCAATCCTGCCGTTAAGAGGAAAAATCCTGAATGTTGAAAAGGCTAGATTGGATCGTATCTTATCCAATAATGAGGTTCGTTCTATGATTACCGCTATTGGTACTGGAATTGGAGACGACTATGATATTTCAAAGGCTAGATATCATAAGGTTGTTATTATGACAGATGCGGACGTTGACGGTGCACATATTCGAACACTGCTGCTCACTTTCTTCTACCGCTATATGCGGAAAATTGTAGAAGCTGGATATATTTATATTGCTCAACCACCGCTTTACAGTGTCAAGCAAGGGAAAAAGCTTGAGTATGCATATAATGACCGCCAATTGGCTGAGGTACTTGAAAAATTGCCAGCATCACCAAAACCGAATATCCAACGCTATAAAGGTTTAGGGGAAATGAATGCAGAACAGCTGTGGGATACGACAATGGATCCTTCCACAAGAGTGTTGCTGCAGGTAAGCCTGGATGACGCAATCGAAGCGGATGAGACATTTGAAATGCTAATGGGTGATAAAGTAGAACCACGCAGAAACTTTATCGAAGAAAATGCAGTATATGTGAAAAACCTGGATGTTTAA
- the gyrA gene encoding DNA gyrase subunit A: protein MADMPNSQIKEINISKEMRTSFLDYAMSVIVSRALPDVRDGLKPVHRRILYAMHDLGMHSDKPFKKSARIVGEVIGKYHPHGDSAVYETMVRMAQDFNYRYMLVDGHGNFGSVDGDSAAAMRYTEARMSKIAMELLRDINKDTIDYTENFDGEEKEPVVLPSRFPNLLVNGTSGIAVGMATNIPPHQLGEVIDGVLAVSRNSDITIPELMEIIPGPDFPTSGMIVGRSGIRKAYETGRGSIIVRAKVEIEVKPNGKEVIIVKEIPYQVNKARLVERIAELVRDKKIDGITDLRDESDRNGMRVVIEVRKDANANVLLNNLYKHTAMQTSFGINLLALVDGQPKVLNLKQCLVYYLDHQKVIIRRRTEFELRKAEARAHILEGLRIALDHLDEVIALIRGSRTTDIAREGLMSNFNLSEKQAQAILDMRLQRLTGLEREKIEEEYKELVALIAELKSILADEEKLLDIIREELLEVKERFNDKRRTEIVAGGIENIEDEDLIPEENIIITLTHNGYIKRLPASTYRAQKRGGRGIQGMGTNEDDFVEQLSTTSTHDTILFFTNKGKVYRLKGYEIPEFSRTAKGIPIINLLGVEKDEWVNAIIPVSEFVDDWFLFFTTKEGISKRSPLSSFANIRNNGLIAVNLRDGDELISVRLTDGNKEIIIGTKNGLLIRFPETDVRSMGRTATGVKGITLSSNDEVVGMEVLEEGSEILIVTKNGYGKRTSAEEYRIQGRGGKGIKTCNITDKNGPLVSMKAVNGEEDLMLITTGGVLIRMAVGDISSMGRSTQGVKLIKLNESESEFVATVAKVEKEEEAETEMPEETAEDSTVSDAAETEE from the coding sequence ATGGCTGATATGCCGAATTCTCAAATTAAAGAAATAAATATAAGCAAGGAAATGCGTACATCCTTCTTGGATTATGCGATGAGTGTCATTGTTTCCCGTGCACTTCCAGATGTTCGAGATGGACTTAAACCTGTTCACCGCCGGATATTATATGCTATGCACGATTTAGGAATGCATTCTGACAAACCGTTTAAGAAATCTGCTCGTATTGTTGGGGAAGTAATTGGTAAGTACCATCCCCACGGTGATAGTGCTGTATATGAAACAATGGTTCGTATGGCGCAGGATTTCAACTACCGTTATATGTTGGTAGATGGTCACGGTAACTTCGGTTCAGTTGATGGCGATTCTGCTGCAGCGATGCGTTATACGGAAGCAAGAATGTCCAAAATAGCGATGGAGCTGTTAAGGGATATCAACAAGGATACTATCGACTACACAGAAAACTTCGATGGAGAAGAAAAGGAACCTGTTGTTTTACCATCCCGTTTCCCAAACCTTTTGGTAAACGGAACAAGCGGGATTGCAGTTGGTATGGCTACAAACATACCGCCGCATCAGTTAGGAGAGGTTATTGACGGTGTTTTGGCTGTCAGCAGAAACTCTGATATTACAATTCCCGAATTGATGGAAATAATACCTGGTCCTGACTTCCCTACAAGTGGAATGATTGTCGGGAGATCTGGCATCAGAAAGGCTTACGAGACAGGCAGAGGCTCTATCATTGTTAGAGCAAAAGTGGAAATCGAAGTAAAGCCGAATGGTAAAGAAGTAATAATCGTCAAAGAAATCCCTTATCAGGTTAATAAAGCTCGTCTAGTAGAGCGAATTGCTGAGTTGGTTAGGGATAAGAAGATTGATGGTATTACAGACTTAAGAGATGAATCAGACCGTAATGGAATGAGGGTTGTTATTGAAGTTCGCAAGGATGCAAATGCTAATGTGCTGCTGAACAACTTATATAAGCACACAGCAATGCAGACAAGCTTTGGTATTAACTTGCTTGCGCTAGTGGACGGACAGCCTAAAGTGCTTAACTTAAAGCAATGCCTTGTTTATTATTTGGATCATCAAAAGGTTATCATTCGCCGCCGTACTGAATTTGAGTTGAGAAAAGCAGAAGCGCGCGCTCATATATTAGAGGGCTTGCGCATTGCACTTGATCATTTAGATGAAGTAATTGCCTTAATTCGCGGTTCTAGAACAACAGATATTGCTAGAGAAGGATTAATGAGCAATTTCAATCTGTCAGAAAAGCAAGCTCAGGCAATCTTGGACATGCGTCTGCAAAGATTAACTGGACTTGAAAGAGAAAAGATAGAGGAAGAATACAAGGAATTAGTAGCATTGATTGCCGAGTTAAAATCTATTTTAGCTGATGAAGAAAAGCTGCTTGATATTATCCGTGAGGAGCTCCTTGAAGTAAAAGAGCGTTTCAATGACAAACGCCGTACAGAAATTGTAGCGGGCGGAATTGAAAATATCGAGGATGAAGATTTAATTCCAGAAGAAAATATCATCATCACACTAACTCATAACGGTTATATTAAGAGATTGCCTGCGTCTACTTATCGCGCTCAAAAACGCGGTGGCCGCGGTATTCAAGGTATGGGAACAAATGAAGATGACTTTGTGGAACAGCTTAGCACAACTTCCACTCATGATACGATTCTATTCTTTACGAATAAAGGGAAGGTATATCGCCTTAAAGGCTATGAAATCCCTGAATTCAGCCGCACAGCCAAGGGGATTCCGATTATCAACCTCCTTGGAGTAGAGAAGGATGAATGGGTGAATGCTATCATACCAGTCTCAGAATTTGTCGATGATTGGTTCCTATTCTTCACGACTAAGGAAGGAATATCAAAACGTTCTCCGCTATCATCATTTGCAAATATCAGGAATAACGGGCTAATTGCCGTTAACCTAAGAGATGGAGATGAATTGATTTCTGTACGTCTCACTGACGGTAACAAGGAAATTATCATTGGAACTAAAAATGGGCTTCTAATCCGTTTCCCAGAGACAGATGTTCGCTCTATGGGTAGAACAGCTACTGGTGTTAAAGGGATTACCCTATCCTCTAATGATGAAGTTGTTGGTATGGAAGTGTTAGAGGAAGGTTCAGAAATTCTTATCGTGACGAAAAATGGTTACGGAAAGAGAACATCTGCAGAGGAATATAGAATCCAAGGAAGAGGCGGTAAAGGTATTAAGACTTGCAATATTACTGACAAAAATGGACCGTTAGTTTCCATGAAGGCAGTAAATGGTGAGGAAGACCTGATGCTAATTACTACGGGCGGTGTCTTAATCCGTATGGCTGTCGGCGATATATCATCTATGGGTAGAAGCACTCAAGGTGTTAAGCTGATTAAGCTTAATGAAAGTGAAAGCGAATTTGTAGCAACAGTCGCTAAAGTGGAAAAAGAAGAAGAAGCTGAAACAGAAATGCCTGAAGAAACAGCGGAAGATAGCACAGTATCTGATGCTGCTGAAACTGAGGAGTAA
- a CDS encoding HD domain-containing phosphohydrolase: MNVSVNRLMAGCILAEDVFSMTNRPIITSKTVLTDEHINVLKAFQIEKIEIENTQIDGNFLDELKEEDSAGLKKKEESFFDKFLLAVNQYKKEFRSWQYGVPLNIPAVRTIMLPLLEDLEQYSKEVFSLYHLSNKKEYIYQHSVAVGVISALIAKKMDYSKGEIVQIAMAGCLSDAGMSKIPSNLITKEEPLTEEEFEEVKRHTSYSLQMLPEHALLKKETRLAILQHHERLDGSGYPLGNEDNKIHPYAKVIAVSDTFHAMTSQRLYRSKQSPFKVLEKMQQDYFGKFDHVVLQALSSSIIQYTIGSTVKLSNGQRAEVLFIEGKSATRPLVKIAEDGMMLDLEKNRHLYIDEILHYS; this comes from the coding sequence ATGAATGTAAGTGTTAATCGTTTAATGGCCGGGTGCATCTTAGCAGAAGATGTTTTCAGCATGACGAATAGACCGATAATAACTTCTAAAACTGTATTGACAGACGAGCATATAAATGTTCTTAAAGCATTTCAAATTGAGAAGATAGAGATTGAAAATACTCAGATTGATGGAAACTTTCTCGATGAGCTTAAAGAGGAAGATAGTGCAGGATTGAAAAAGAAAGAAGAGAGTTTCTTTGATAAATTTCTTCTTGCTGTTAACCAGTACAAAAAGGAGTTTCGTTCTTGGCAATATGGTGTACCGCTGAATATTCCTGCAGTTCGCACAATAATGCTGCCGCTATTGGAGGATTTAGAGCAGTATAGCAAGGAAGTATTTTCTTTATATCATTTATCTAATAAAAAAGAATATATCTATCAGCATTCTGTTGCAGTAGGTGTTATTAGTGCTCTTATAGCAAAAAAAATGGACTACAGTAAAGGGGAAATCGTCCAAATCGCTATGGCCGGCTGTTTAAGTGATGCAGGGATGTCAAAAATACCATCTAACTTAATTACAAAGGAAGAACCTTTGACGGAAGAAGAATTTGAGGAAGTGAAAAGACATACAAGCTATAGTTTGCAAATGCTGCCAGAGCATGCTCTCTTAAAAAAAGAAACAAGACTTGCTATACTTCAGCATCATGAAAGACTTGATGGGAGCGGTTATCCATTAGGTAATGAAGATAACAAAATTCATCCATATGCAAAAGTTATAGCTGTCTCTGATACTTTTCATGCTATGACCTCCCAAAGGTTATATAGAAGCAAGCAATCGCCTTTTAAAGTTCTAGAAAAGATGCAGCAGGATTATTTCGGAAAGTTTGATCACGTCGTACTTCAGGCTTTGAGCAGCAGTATTATTCAGTATACTATTGGAAGTACTGTAAAGCTTTCTAACGGGCAAAGAGCTGAGGTTTTATTTATTGAAGGTAAGTCTGCCACAAGACCTCTTGTAAAGATAGCAGAGGATGGTATGATGCTCGATCTGGAAAAAAACAGGCATCTTTATATTGATGAAATTCTGCATTATAGCTGA
- a CDS encoding YaaC family protein, producing the protein MYSSYKDWDSFSCFFSAEYSQLFLKKCYKLLHTSDVDTKSYQNCYPFIYFLEHGKLYYQQALNSPINIQPVLLFYGFVHLIKACLLTIDPAYPSSTSVLAHGVSTRKRKKQQYLFFKDEIKIQKNGLFACMSENMFQLPSIEGEKFNMGELLKQIPELNDLFHIFTGSPTFLPVTLSSTEATIPSKVLDSYFMSQGRFQQYLEDQLGIPIKGISTNKTSLNISFSDSLQPAAPFYFHVTDAQYYIPVEKRSVQLPEILVHYLLLYNLSMIARYEIEWWSELMKTMPNQDYPYIESFLSIAAKKGPQLIFQFLANKM; encoded by the coding sequence ATGTACAGTTCTTATAAGGACTGGGACTCGTTTAGCTGCTTTTTTTCCGCAGAATATTCCCAGCTTTTTCTAAAAAAATGCTATAAATTACTACATACCAGTGATGTCGATACGAAGAGCTATCAAAACTGCTATCCATTTATTTATTTTCTTGAGCATGGTAAGCTCTATTATCAACAAGCCCTAAACTCACCAATAAATATCCAGCCAGTTTTACTTTTTTACGGGTTTGTTCATCTAATAAAAGCTTGTCTCCTTACAATAGATCCTGCCTATCCAAGCAGTACCTCTGTACTAGCTCATGGTGTCTCAACAAGAAAAAGAAAAAAACAACAATACTTATTTTTTAAGGATGAAATAAAAATTCAAAAAAACGGATTATTTGCATGTATGTCGGAGAATATGTTTCAGCTTCCTTCAATTGAAGGAGAGAAGTTTAATATGGGTGAACTATTAAAACAAATACCTGAACTTAATGACTTATTCCATATATTCACAGGAAGTCCAACCTTTTTGCCGGTTACCCTTTCCAGTACAGAAGCAACCATCCCTTCTAAAGTGCTAGATAGTTACTTTATGAGTCAAGGCCGTTTTCAGCAGTACTTAGAAGACCAGTTAGGAATTCCTATTAAGGGGATAAGCACGAATAAAACTAGTCTTAATATTTCTTTTTCAGATAGCTTGCAGCCGGCTGCCCCGTTCTACTTCCATGTAACGGATGCTCAATACTATATTCCGGTAGAAAAACGCAGTGTACAGTTGCCTGAAATTCTTGTGCATTATTTATTATTATATAATTTGAGCATGATTGCCAGGTATGAAATAGAGTGGTGGAGTGAACTGATGAAGACGATGCCTAATCAAGATTATCCATATATTGAATCCTTTTTATCAATAGCTGCCAAAAAGGGGCCGCAGCTTATCTTTCAATTTTTAGCAAACAAAATGTAG
- the guaB gene encoding IMP dehydrogenase: MWESKFAKEGLTFDDVLLIPAKSEVLPRDVSLKVELASNLKLNIPLISAGMDTVTEAEMAISIARQGGMGIIHKNMSIEQQAEQVDKVKRSESGVITDPFFLTPDHQVFDAEHLMSKYRISGVPIVNNHDEQKLVGIITNRDLRFIEDFSIKISDVMTKDNLVTAPVGTTLEEAEKILQRHKIEKLPLINEEGVLKGLITIKDIEKVIEFPNSAKDAQGRLLVGAAVGVTSDAIKRVELLVKSQVDAIVIDTAHGHSKGVLDGIRDIRNAFPDLTIIAGNVATAEGTRALIEAGADVVKVGIGPGSICTTRVVAGVGVPQITAVYDCATEARKHGKAIIADGGIKYSGDIVKALAAGGHAVMLGSLLAGVSESPGETEIFQGRRFKVYRGMGSVSAMEKGSKDRYFQEDNKKFVPEGIEGRLPYKGPLSDTIYQLVGGIRSGMGYCGAKDLLDLRENTQFVKMTGAGLRESHPHDVQITKEAPNYSIS, translated from the coding sequence ATGTGGGAAAGTAAATTTGCTAAAGAAGGTTTAACCTTTGATGATGTTTTATTGATACCTGCCAAATCAGAAGTATTGCCAAGAGATGTAAGCTTAAAAGTAGAATTGGCGTCTAATTTAAAATTAAATATCCCATTGATTAGTGCGGGTATGGATACTGTAACAGAGGCTGAAATGGCAATCTCAATCGCTAGACAAGGCGGAATGGGAATCATTCACAAAAATATGTCAATTGAACAGCAAGCTGAGCAAGTAGATAAAGTTAAACGCTCTGAGAGTGGTGTAATTACTGATCCATTTTTTCTAACTCCAGACCATCAAGTATTTGATGCAGAACATCTGATGTCAAAATATCGCATTTCAGGTGTACCTATCGTTAATAACCATGATGAGCAAAAACTTGTAGGTATCATAACAAACAGAGACCTTCGTTTCATTGAAGACTTTTCCATTAAAATTAGTGATGTAATGACTAAGGACAACTTAGTAACGGCTCCAGTAGGTACAACGTTAGAGGAAGCAGAAAAAATTCTGCAAAGACATAAAATTGAAAAGCTGCCTCTTATCAATGAAGAGGGAGTTTTGAAAGGCCTTATTACAATTAAAGATATTGAAAAGGTTATTGAGTTCCCTAACTCTGCTAAAGATGCACAAGGTAGATTGCTTGTAGGTGCTGCTGTAGGCGTAACGAGCGATGCTATTAAAAGGGTTGAGCTTTTAGTTAAGTCCCAAGTAGATGCTATCGTTATTGATACTGCTCATGGACATTCTAAAGGTGTTCTAGACGGTATTAGAGATATAAGGAATGCTTTCCCTGATTTAACTATTATCGCTGGGAATGTAGCTACTGCTGAAGGTACAAGAGCACTTATAGAAGCAGGAGCAGATGTGGTGAAGGTAGGAATCGGACCAGGATCAATCTGTACGACTAGGGTTGTTGCAGGTGTTGGTGTTCCACAAATTACGGCAGTTTATGATTGTGCAACAGAAGCTAGAAAACACGGTAAAGCAATCATTGCTGACGGAGGAATTAAATATTCAGGAGATATCGTAAAAGCACTGGCTGCTGGCGGACATGCTGTTATGTTGGGAAGCCTTCTTGCTGGGGTATCTGAAAGCCCTGGAGAAACGGAAATATTCCAAGGCAGACGCTTTAAAGTATACAGAGGTATGGGTTCTGTATCAGCAATGGAAAAAGGTTCTAAAGACCGCTACTTCCAAGAAGATAACAAAAAGTTTGTTCCAGAAGGTATTGAAGGGCGACTTCCATATAAAGGACCTCTTTCTGATACAATTTATCAGCTAGTAGGCGGTATCCGTTCTGGTATGGGATATTGTGGTGCGAAAGATCTTCTTGATTTGAGAGAAAATACACAATTTGTAAAAATGACAGGAGCTGGTTTAAGAGAAAGCCATCCGCATGATGTCCAAATTACAAAAGAAGCTCCAAACTACTCTATTTCTTAA